One stretch of Saccharopolyspora erythraea DNA includes these proteins:
- a CDS encoding serine/threonine-protein kinase encodes MLTTGQLLAERYRLGQRIAVGGMGEVWKATDVRLDRTVAIKVLKAELCGNAEFLHRFRTEARTTASLNHPGIAAVHDYGETAAIPDGPEDTAYLVMELVEGEPLAATLAREGRIKVEHALDMLEQAGHALQAAHERGLVHRDVKPGNILITPNGKVKLTDFGIAKAADAAPVTRSGMVMGTAHYIAPEQALGSEATPASDVYSLAVVGYECLKGHRPFLSDNAVTVAMMHIREVAPPLPPDVPPGARALIEATLVKDPRRRYATGGEFANAVAAVRAGLPLPTPAALAVPQQRQQMGVPVPGTGVHQLPPAMPPMQNTYPPGLIPPQAAAPTPPAARQRYSRTMIWVAVSVVVVVALTAIGIAVAFSTSNGQGAPHNDPERTRQVAAGAAAHHLDSAGRFGQTALRPVQGTNRANTHESTEVGGTAHYVQRGTS; translated from the coding sequence GTGCTGACCACCGGCCAGTTGCTGGCCGAGCGCTACCGGCTCGGCCAGCGCATCGCCGTCGGCGGGATGGGCGAGGTCTGGAAGGCCACCGACGTCCGGCTGGACCGGACGGTCGCGATCAAGGTGCTCAAGGCGGAGCTGTGCGGCAACGCCGAGTTCCTGCACCGCTTCCGCACCGAGGCCCGCACCACCGCGTCGCTGAACCACCCGGGCATCGCCGCCGTGCACGACTACGGCGAGACCGCGGCGATCCCGGACGGTCCGGAGGACACCGCCTACCTGGTGATGGAACTGGTCGAGGGCGAGCCGCTGGCCGCCACCCTGGCGCGCGAGGGCCGCATCAAGGTCGAGCACGCGCTGGACATGCTCGAGCAGGCGGGCCACGCACTGCAGGCCGCGCACGAACGCGGCCTGGTGCACCGCGACGTCAAGCCCGGCAACATCCTGATCACCCCGAACGGCAAGGTGAAGCTCACCGACTTCGGCATCGCCAAGGCGGCCGACGCGGCACCGGTGACCCGCTCGGGCATGGTCATGGGCACCGCCCACTACATCGCTCCCGAGCAGGCGCTGGGCAGCGAGGCCACCCCGGCCAGCGACGTCTACTCGCTGGCCGTGGTGGGTTACGAATGTCTCAAGGGCCACCGCCCGTTCCTGTCGGACAACGCGGTGACCGTCGCGATGATGCACATCCGCGAGGTCGCGCCGCCGCTGCCACCGGACGTGCCGCCAGGGGCGCGGGCGCTGATCGAGGCGACGCTGGTGAAGGACCCGCGCCGCCGCTACGCGACCGGTGGCGAGTTCGCCAACGCCGTCGCCGCGGTGCGCGCGGGACTGCCGCTGCCGACCCCGGCCGCGCTCGCCGTGCCGCAGCAGCGGCAGCAGATGGGCGTGCCGGTGCCGGGCACCGGCGTGCACCAGCTGCCTCCGGCCATGCCACCAATGCAGAACACCTACCCACCGGGGCTCATCCCGCCGCAGGCGGCCGCACCAACGCCGCCCGCGGCCCGCCAGCGCTACAGCCGCACCATGATCTGGGTGGCCGTGTCGGTGGTGGTCGTCGTCGCGCTGACCGCGATCGGCATCGCCGTGGCGTTCAGCACGAGCAACGGCCAGGGTGCTCCTCATAACGATCCAGAACGGACCCGGCAGGTCGCGGCCGGTGCGGCCGCGCACCACCTGGATTCCGCGGGCCGTTTCGGCCAGACTGCGCTACGTCCTGTCCAAGGGACGAACCGCGCGAACACGCACGAAAGCACCGAAGTCGGGGGGACCGCGCACTACGTCCAGCGGGGGACGTCGTGA
- a CDS encoding peptidoglycan D,D-transpeptidase FtsI family protein, whose protein sequence is MNKPLRRVALAMMVMVVLLMGNATYVQVIKADELRDGPGNTRTLYDEYSRQRGQIIAGGQSLANSVETDDKLKYLRTYPEGPAFAPVTGYYSFVYGANGVERAQMNLLNGTDDSLAFDRLSDMITGEPPRGGDVELTINPAMQRVAYEQLTSKNFQGSVVALDPKTGAILAMANAPSYDPNRLASHLKSEALAGWNEASQAKGDPMLNRAVSEIYPPGSTFKLITTAAALQNGYNANSQVTDAPSITLPGTRTPLPNYGGNTCKGNTLTKALAHSCNTAFAEIAGKLGADKMRETASAFGFGQDLQVPMRAAKSDLGPMADAPSLYQSGIGQRDVRVTPLQNAMMVAAIANGGKLMKPELVRRTTAPDKSSISEMQPEELNQAVSPEVARTIRDMMLQSEQNTKGDGKISGVEIASKTGTAQHGDPDDKPHGWYVAFAPAEAPSIAVAVIVENGGDEGAEATGGSIAAPIGRAVIRAGLQGGG, encoded by the coding sequence ATGAACAAGCCGCTGCGCCGGGTGGCGCTGGCCATGATGGTGATGGTGGTGTTGCTGATGGGCAACGCCACCTACGTCCAGGTGATCAAGGCCGACGAGCTGCGGGACGGTCCGGGCAACACGCGGACGCTCTACGACGAGTACTCCCGCCAGCGCGGCCAGATCATCGCGGGCGGCCAGTCGCTGGCCAACTCGGTGGAGACCGACGACAAGCTGAAGTACCTGCGCACCTACCCGGAAGGGCCGGCGTTCGCCCCGGTGACCGGGTACTACTCGTTCGTCTACGGCGCCAACGGCGTCGAGCGGGCGCAGATGAACCTGCTCAACGGCACCGACGACAGCCTTGCGTTCGACCGGCTCTCGGACATGATCACCGGTGAGCCGCCGCGCGGCGGCGACGTCGAGCTGACCATCAACCCCGCGATGCAGCGGGTCGCCTACGAGCAGCTGACCAGCAAGAACTTCCAGGGCTCGGTGGTCGCGCTGGACCCGAAGACGGGCGCGATCCTGGCGATGGCCAACGCCCCGTCCTACGACCCGAACAGGCTGGCCTCGCACCTGAAGTCCGAGGCGCTGGCGGGCTGGAACGAGGCGTCGCAGGCCAAGGGCGACCCGATGCTCAACCGCGCGGTCTCCGAGATCTACCCGCCCGGCTCGACGTTCAAGCTGATCACCACGGCCGCGGCCCTGCAGAACGGCTACAACGCCAACAGCCAGGTCACCGACGCGCCGTCGATCACCCTGCCCGGCACCAGGACTCCGCTGCCGAACTACGGCGGCAACACCTGCAAGGGCAACACGCTGACCAAGGCGCTGGCCCACTCGTGCAACACGGCGTTCGCCGAGATCGCCGGCAAGCTCGGCGCGGACAAGATGCGCGAGACCGCGTCGGCCTTCGGCTTCGGCCAGGACCTCCAGGTGCCGATGCGCGCCGCCAAGTCGGACCTGGGCCCGATGGCGGACGCTCCCTCGCTGTACCAGAGCGGCATCGGCCAGCGCGACGTCCGCGTAACCCCGCTGCAGAACGCGATGATGGTCGCGGCGATCGCCAACGGCGGCAAGCTGATGAAGCCGGAGCTGGTGCGCAGGACCACGGCCCCGGACAAGTCGTCGATCAGCGAGATGCAGCCGGAGGAGCTGAACCAGGCGGTCTCGCCCGAGGTGGCCCGCACGATCCGGGACATGATGCTGCAGTCGGAGCAGAACACCAAGGGCGACGGCAAGATCTCCGGCGTCGAGATCGCCTCCAAGACCGGTACCGCGCAGCACGGTGACCCGGACGACAAGCCGCACGGCTGGTACGTGGCGTTCGCGCCCGCCGAGGCGCCCAGCATCGCGGTCGCGGTGATCGTGGAGAACGGCGGTGACGAGGGCGCCGAGGCCACCGGCGGGTCGATCGCGGCGCCGATCGGCCGCGCCGTCATCCGCGCCGGGCTGCAGGGGGGTGGCTGA
- a CDS encoding FtsW/RodA/SpoVE family cell cycle protein, producing MSQPAAAAGTQTPSGHTPEPGVPTRRGTELFLLICSAVIITVAIMLVQISREQTISRELFYYGAAFLALFGAAHFAVRRWAPYADPLILPLVSLINGMGLVLLHRLDFEEVTGSPFTGKQIMFATVGVVLFILVLALVKDHRTLARYSFTCGFVGLALLALPGLLPSSISEVNGAKLWINIGGQSIQPGEFAKLLLLIFFASFLVSKRELFTTAGRRFLGIDWPRARDLMPVIVAWLLSIGIVVLEKDLGTSLLFFGIVLVMLYIATERAVWVGLGLSLFAIGCFIAFNLFDHVQGRVNTWLDPMATAGEDVDPGFQLRGGLYGMASGGIFGSGLGGGRPDLTIWAASDFIIAAIGEELGLVGLMALLMVYLLLMMRGLRTALAVRDSFGKLFGGGLAFTVCLQLFVVAGGVTGLIPMTGLTAPFLAYGGSSLLANYILIALLLRISDAARRPQAPSKPKPKQAPIAEAHTELVERPR from the coding sequence ATGTCACAGCCGGCCGCCGCAGCCGGAACGCAGACCCCCAGCGGCCACACCCCGGAACCCGGGGTTCCCACCCGTCGGGGGACCGAGCTGTTCCTGCTCATCTGTTCCGCGGTGATCATCACCGTGGCGATCATGCTGGTGCAGATCAGCCGCGAGCAGACGATCAGCCGCGAGCTGTTCTACTACGGTGCCGCGTTCCTGGCGCTGTTCGGAGCGGCGCACTTCGCTGTGCGCAGGTGGGCGCCGTACGCCGACCCGCTGATCCTGCCGCTGGTGTCGCTGATCAACGGCATGGGACTGGTGTTGCTGCACCGCCTCGACTTCGAGGAGGTCACCGGCTCGCCGTTCACGGGCAAGCAGATCATGTTCGCGACCGTGGGCGTGGTGCTGTTCATCCTGGTGCTGGCGCTGGTCAAGGACCACCGGACGCTGGCCCGCTACAGCTTCACCTGCGGGTTCGTCGGCCTGGCGCTGCTGGCCCTGCCGGGTCTGCTGCCGAGCAGCATCTCGGAGGTCAACGGCGCGAAGCTGTGGATCAACATCGGCGGGCAGTCGATCCAGCCGGGCGAGTTCGCCAAGCTGCTGCTGCTGATCTTCTTCGCGTCCTTCCTGGTGTCCAAGCGCGAGCTGTTCACCACGGCGGGCCGCCGCTTCCTCGGCATCGACTGGCCGCGGGCCAGGGACCTGATGCCGGTGATCGTGGCGTGGCTGCTGTCCATCGGCATCGTCGTGCTGGAGAAGGACCTCGGCACCTCGCTGCTGTTCTTCGGCATCGTGCTGGTGATGCTCTACATCGCCACCGAGCGCGCGGTGTGGGTCGGCCTCGGCCTGTCGCTGTTCGCGATCGGCTGCTTCATCGCGTTCAACCTCTTCGACCACGTCCAGGGCCGGGTGAACACCTGGCTGGACCCGATGGCCACCGCGGGCGAGGACGTCGACCCGGGTTTCCAGCTGCGGGGCGGCCTCTACGGCATGGCCAGCGGCGGCATCTTCGGCTCGGGTCTGGGCGGCGGCAGGCCGGACCTGACGATCTGGGCCGCCAGCGACTTCATCATCGCCGCCATCGGCGAGGAGCTCGGCCTGGTCGGGCTGATGGCGCTGCTGATGGTCTACCTGCTGCTGATGATGCGCGGGCTGCGCACCGCGCTGGCCGTGCGCGACTCTTTCGGCAAGCTGTTCGGCGGCGGACTGGCGTTCACCGTCTGCCTGCAGCTGTTCGTCGTCGCGGGCGGCGTCACCGGGCTGATCCCGATGACGGGTCTGACCGCTCCGTTCCTGGCATACGGTGGTTCGTCATTGCTGGCGAACTACATCCTGATCGCTCTGCTGTTGCGGATCTCCGACGCCGCGCGCCGGCCGCAGGCCCCGTCGAAGCCCAAGCCCAAGCAGGCTCCGATCGCCGAAGCACATACCGAACTGGTGGAGCGTCCCCGATGA
- a CDS encoding PP2C family protein-serine/threonine phosphatase: MTLVLHYAARSDRGLVRSNNQDSVYAGPRLLALADGMGGHAAGEVASKVVIAALAPLDDDEPGDDLLGQLRDAVLSGNSAISELVAGDPDLDGMGTTLTAVLFAGSKLGLVHIGDSRAYLVRDGELSQITHDDTFVQSLIDEGRITEEEAANHPQRSLLLRALTGHEVEPSLAVREARAGDRYLLCSDGLTGPVSEETLAEALRIADPQQCADRMIELALKGGGPDNVTVIIADVVDVEFGEDAPIVGGAAGNGDEHPQPDSSAARASAATMPRPQPQRYEPTSPPPEPRRRRRWLRSVLVVAGVLVVLAGAALAGRWWMLNQYYIGVNQADDVVIFQGLQGNVLGVPLSTQVEDSCPAGSPPTCDPINIKDLQEAQRADIRNGITEVNGLEAAQAAMHRLRMTALLPECEQPKPQPDPNVPPPPGQTPPTPPASGQPPPPPDPNQPNVPPSPEDTPLQQQEQKPGVTCRTVS; this comes from the coding sequence ATGACCCTCGTCCTTCACTACGCAGCCCGCAGCGACCGCGGCCTGGTGCGATCCAACAACCAGGACTCGGTCTATGCCGGCCCACGACTACTCGCTCTCGCGGACGGCATGGGAGGCCATGCCGCCGGTGAGGTGGCCAGCAAGGTCGTCATCGCGGCGCTCGCGCCGCTCGACGACGACGAGCCCGGCGACGACCTGCTCGGGCAGCTCCGCGACGCGGTGCTGTCCGGCAACAGCGCGATCTCCGAGCTCGTCGCAGGCGACCCGGACCTCGACGGGATGGGCACCACCCTCACCGCCGTGCTGTTCGCGGGGAGCAAGCTGGGACTGGTCCACATCGGCGACTCACGCGCCTACCTGGTGCGCGACGGCGAGCTGTCCCAGATAACCCACGACGACACCTTCGTGCAGTCGCTGATCGACGAAGGCCGGATCACCGAGGAGGAGGCCGCCAACCACCCGCAGCGCTCGCTGCTGCTGCGGGCGTTGACCGGCCACGAGGTGGAACCGAGCCTCGCCGTCCGGGAAGCCCGCGCCGGAGACCGCTACCTGCTGTGCTCCGACGGCCTCACCGGACCGGTCAGCGAGGAGACGCTCGCGGAGGCGTTGCGCATCGCCGACCCGCAGCAGTGCGCGGACCGGATGATCGAGCTCGCCCTCAAGGGCGGCGGTCCGGACAACGTCACCGTCATCATCGCCGACGTCGTCGACGTGGAGTTCGGTGAGGACGCCCCCATCGTCGGGGGGGCCGCGGGAAATGGCGATGAGCATCCACAGCCGGATTCCTCGGCGGCACGAGCCTCGGCGGCGACCATGCCGAGGCCGCAGCCGCAGCGGTACGAGCCCACGTCACCGCCACCCGAACCGCGGCGCCGCAGGCGCTGGCTGCGTTCGGTGCTGGTCGTCGCAGGCGTGCTGGTCGTGCTCGCGGGGGCAGCGCTGGCCGGGCGCTGGTGGATGCTCAACCAGTACTACATCGGGGTCAACCAGGCCGATGATGTGGTGATCTTCCAGGGGTTGCAGGGCAACGTCCTCGGCGTGCCGCTGAGCACTCAGGTCGAGGACTCTTGCCCCGCCGGCTCGCCCCCCACCTGCGATCCGATCAACATCAAGGACCTGCAGGAAGCACAGCGCGCGGACATCCGCAACGGGATCACCGAGGTCAACGGGCTGGAAGCGGCACAGGCGGCTATGCACCGCCTGCGGATGACGGCGTTGCTGCCCGAGTGCGAGCAGCCCAAGCCGCAGCCCGACCCGAACGTGCCTCCCCCGCCGGGCCAGACCCCGCCCACACCGCCGGCGTCGGGCCAGCCCCCGCCGCCGCCGGACCCGAACCAGCCGAACGTACCGCCCAGCCCTGAAGACACCCCCTTGCAGCAGCAGGAGCAGAAGCCGGGCGTCACCTGCCGGACGGTGAGTTGA
- a CDS encoding FHA domain-containing protein FhaB/FipA: protein MPELVIQLTRAGFLALLWLFVLAALRVVRSDLYSASGMRVPMPGSGRVQGKQARGKSRAPRQMVVTHGALAGTRISLEGRPIMIGRADDSTLVLDDDYASTRHARLSLRGADWYVEDLGSTNGTYLDRAKVTGPTKVPLGVPIRIGKTVIELRS, encoded by the coding sequence GTGCCAGAGCTGGTTATACAGCTGACCAGAGCAGGGTTCCTGGCCCTGCTCTGGTTGTTCGTGCTGGCCGCGCTGCGCGTGGTTCGCTCCGATCTCTACTCGGCGTCCGGCATGCGCGTTCCGATGCCGGGTTCGGGCAGGGTCCAGGGCAAGCAGGCCCGCGGCAAGAGCAGGGCACCCCGGCAGATGGTGGTGACCCACGGGGCTCTCGCGGGCACCCGGATCTCGCTGGAAGGCCGGCCGATCATGATCGGCCGCGCCGACGACTCCACGCTGGTCCTCGACGACGACTACGCGTCGACCCGGCACGCCAGGCTGTCGCTCCGCGGCGCCGACTGGTACGTGGAGGATCTAGGCTCCACTAACGGCACATACCTCGATCGGGCGAAGGTCACGGGGCCGACCAAGGTCCCGCTCGGAGTTCCGATCAGAATCGGCAAGACGGTGATCGAGCTGCGCTCATGA
- a CDS encoding FhaA domain-containing protein gives MGLVQRFERRLEGIVGNGFARVFGGKVVPQEVAQALQREAELQIRELAGGRLLACNHYVVQLSTPDHQRLAGEEDRVTDLLADCVQEHLTEQGWDTYGDVVVSLERSETLHTGQFRIRSSVDPDVSRRPATPRTAGDRPMSQPPGHYPQGDPYGQQQGQYGYDQGYGQGQYGQDPNYGYGQQPPGYDQGGYGQQPPGYDQGGYPQQGYAPQPGYDQGYGQPAGYDQGYAQQPGGFDQGGYPQQPPAAYDQGYGQQPPGYDQGYGQPAGYDQGYGQQPPGYDQGYPQQPGQYGYDQGGYAPQPGGAYPPSQPGGFPEQGYAPQPGGAYPPSAPGGYPEAAPRQLTATLQLDDGSNRSYTLQHGSNVIGRGQEGQFRLPDTGVSRKHIEITWDGQSAMLADLGSTNGTTVNGTPVQTWQLADGDVIRVGHSSLVFRSQG, from the coding sequence GTGGGCCTCGTGCAGCGCTTCGAGCGCCGGCTCGAAGGCATCGTCGGTAATGGCTTCGCGCGCGTTTTCGGTGGGAAGGTCGTCCCCCAGGAGGTCGCGCAGGCTCTGCAGCGGGAAGCCGAGCTGCAGATCCGCGAGCTCGCCGGGGGACGGTTGCTCGCCTGCAATCACTACGTTGTGCAGCTGAGCACCCCCGACCACCAACGGCTCGCCGGTGAGGAGGACCGGGTTACCGACCTCCTCGCCGACTGCGTTCAGGAGCACCTCACCGAGCAGGGGTGGGACACATATGGTGACGTCGTAGTCTCCCTGGAGCGCTCTGAAACGCTGCACACGGGACAGTTTCGAATCAGATCGTCCGTCGACCCCGACGTAAGCCGACGGCCGGCAACACCTCGTACCGCAGGAGACCGACCCATGAGCCAGCCACCAGGCCACTACCCCCAGGGAGACCCGTACGGCCAGCAGCAGGGGCAGTACGGCTACGACCAGGGATACGGCCAAGGCCAGTACGGGCAAGACCCCAACTACGGCTACGGCCAGCAGCCCCCCGGGTATGACCAGGGCGGTTACGGCCAGCAGCCCCCCGGCTACGACCAGGGCGGCTACCCCCAGCAGGGCTACGCCCCGCAGCCCGGCTACGACCAGGGCTACGGCCAGCCCGCCGGTTACGACCAGGGCTACGCCCAGCAGCCCGGCGGCTTCGACCAGGGCGGCTACCCCCAGCAGCCCCCGGCGGCCTACGACCAGGGCTACGGGCAGCAGCCCCCCGGCTACGACCAGGGCTACGGCCAGCCGGCCGGGTATGACCAGGGTTACGGCCAGCAGCCCCCCGGCTACGACCAGGGCTACCCGCAGCAGCCGGGCCAGTACGGCTACGACCAGGGCGGCTACGCCCCGCAGCCCGGCGGTGCGTACCCGCCGAGCCAGCCCGGCGGCTTCCCCGAGCAGGGCTACGCCCCGCAGCCCGGCGGCGCATACCCGCCGAGCGCGCCCGGTGGCTACCCCGAGGCCGCTCCGCGCCAGCTCACCGCGACCCTGCAGCTCGACGACGGCTCGAACCGCTCCTACACGCTCCAGCACGGCTCGAACGTGATCGGACGCGGCCAGGAGGGCCAGTTCCGGCTGCCCGACACCGGTGTGTCCCGCAAGCACATCGAGATCACCTGGGACGGGCAGAGCGCGATGCTGGCGGATCTCGGTTCGACCAATGGCACCACGGTGAACGGCACCCCGGTGCAGACTTGGCAGCTGGCGGACGGCGACGTCATCCGGGTCGGTCACTCCTCCCTGGTCTTCCGCAGCCAGGGTTGA
- a CDS encoding endonuclease/exonuclease/phosphatase family protein, whose translation MRRLAALLAATIAGLGALPAAAAPEAEPTGTQVRVLTWNILHGGREYGPQNLPNLLDQVVAVRPDVFFTVETYGSGPDIERALSQRAGKGAYTGVRVTDRPPGEDNLWLFTRFPVSHRYPAPQGGVVDDFNFGGARVRLPEGTELNLFTVWLPYSDPWNGYLVDDNAAAIRTGVPPRHSGADIQRAETEQQRHIDDIVRTQLPAMLGGNTDPVLMGGDLNTLAAHDWRPEHAACTGHLGMSYPLGATAAVTAAGFADTYRTAHPDVCAEPGSTWSPQPAERMITPQRIDFTFARGDVRVERSEVVDQRMPEHGPGVFYSDHAAVVTDLVVPHHR comes from the coding sequence ATGCGAAGGCTGGCCGCACTGCTCGCGGCGACGATCGCCGGGCTCGGCGCGCTCCCGGCCGCGGCCGCACCGGAGGCGGAGCCGACGGGCACCCAGGTGCGCGTGCTGACCTGGAACATCCTGCACGGCGGGCGCGAGTACGGGCCCCAGAACCTGCCGAACCTGCTCGACCAGGTGGTCGCCGTGCGCCCCGACGTGTTCTTCACCGTGGAGACCTACGGGTCGGGTCCGGACATCGAACGCGCCCTCAGCCAGCGGGCAGGCAAGGGCGCCTACACCGGTGTCCGGGTCACAGACCGGCCGCCCGGCGAGGACAACCTGTGGCTGTTCACCCGCTTCCCGGTGAGCCACCGGTATCCCGCTCCGCAAGGCGGCGTCGTCGACGACTTCAACTTCGGCGGGGCGCGGGTGCGGCTCCCCGAGGGCACGGAGCTCAACCTGTTCACCGTCTGGCTGCCCTACAGCGACCCGTGGAACGGCTACCTGGTCGACGACAACGCGGCGGCGATCCGGACCGGTGTCCCGCCGCGGCACAGCGGGGCCGACATCCAGCGCGCGGAGACCGAGCAGCAGCGCCACATCGACGACATCGTGCGGACGCAGCTGCCCGCGATGCTGGGCGGCAACACCGATCCCGTCCTGATGGGCGGCGACCTCAACACCCTCGCCGCGCACGACTGGCGGCCGGAGCACGCGGCGTGCACGGGCCACCTGGGCATGAGCTACCCGCTCGGCGCCACCGCTGCGGTGACCGCCGCCGGCTTCGCCGACACCTACCGCACCGCCCACCCCGACGTGTGCGCCGAACCGGGCAGCACGTGGAGCCCGCAGCCGGCGGAGCGGATGATCACCCCGCAGCGCATCGACTTCACCTTCGCCCGCGGCGACGTCCGCGTGGAACGAAGCGAGGTCGTCGACCAGCGCATGCCCGAACACGGCCCCGGCGTCTTCTACTCCGACCACGCCGCCGTCGTCACCGACCTCGTGGTCCCCCACCACCGCTGA
- a CDS encoding alkaline phosphatase D family protein, giving the protein MRANRRDLLRGAVAASALGAAWPLSSRLSPAQAHAAAHELGATWDEPPFTLGVASGDPLPDGVSLWTRLAPRPLADSQPLPDTVEVEWVVATDPGLSNRVARGAAPARAEFGHSIHVDVGGLEPGRRYFYRFAAQGRSSRLGRTRTAPVGPLGRVRFAAANCQAFHDGFYAAHRGIAAEDVDFVVHLGDYIYEHGQVGGEHVRDHEGPEVCTLSDYRRRHALYKGDPSLRAAHAAHPWFLTWDDHEVVNDYSGTEPSKPFRERRAAAYQAWFEHMPVRSANARAPRIHQQRHWGDLLELTILDLRQYRSAQNLPQGTILGQEQKDWLKQRVDAAPDSWHCWVNSIMLSQLAEPGGGYYFTDQWDGFLAERREVLTHVHDSGMPDLVVVTGDWHSAFVDDVRPDFDDPDAPVIGTEFTAHSVSSSGYDAEWNRTNGPVMGGANPHLKYFEGNRYGYDVHEVTPRRWSTHMRVVADRDDPRSPVSTLTTFHVDRGRPGSYEDPATIHSPAQYRRA; this is encoded by the coding sequence ATGCGAGCCAACCGGAGAGACCTGCTGCGCGGCGCGGTCGCCGCGAGTGCCCTCGGGGCGGCCTGGCCGCTGAGCTCCCGGCTCTCGCCCGCGCAGGCGCACGCCGCGGCCCACGAGCTGGGCGCGACCTGGGACGAACCGCCGTTCACCCTCGGCGTCGCCTCCGGAGATCCGCTGCCCGACGGCGTTTCGCTGTGGACCCGGCTGGCCCCGCGACCGCTCGCCGACTCCCAGCCGCTGCCGGACACCGTCGAGGTCGAGTGGGTCGTGGCCACCGATCCAGGACTCTCGAACCGGGTCGCGCGCGGGGCCGCTCCCGCCCGCGCCGAGTTCGGGCACAGCATCCACGTCGATGTCGGCGGCCTGGAACCCGGACGCCGCTACTTCTACCGGTTCGCGGCGCAGGGCAGGTCCAGCCGCCTGGGCCGCACCCGGACCGCACCGGTCGGACCGCTCGGCCGGGTGCGCTTCGCCGCCGCCAACTGCCAGGCGTTCCACGACGGGTTCTACGCCGCGCACCGCGGGATCGCCGCGGAGGACGTCGACTTCGTCGTCCACCTCGGCGACTACATCTATGAGCACGGCCAGGTCGGCGGCGAGCACGTCCGCGACCACGAGGGCCCCGAGGTCTGCACCCTCAGCGACTACCGTCGCAGGCACGCGCTCTACAAGGGCGACCCGTCGCTGCGCGCCGCGCACGCCGCCCACCCGTGGTTCCTGACCTGGGACGACCACGAGGTGGTCAACGACTACAGCGGCACCGAACCCTCCAAGCCGTTCCGCGAACGGCGGGCCGCGGCCTACCAGGCGTGGTTCGAGCACATGCCGGTGCGCTCGGCGAACGCCCGGGCTCCGCGCATCCACCAGCAGCGCCACTGGGGCGACCTGCTGGAGCTGACCATCCTCGACCTGCGCCAGTACCGGTCCGCGCAGAACCTGCCGCAGGGCACGATCCTGGGACAGGAGCAGAAGGACTGGCTCAAGCAGCGGGTCGACGCCGCGCCCGACTCGTGGCACTGCTGGGTCAACTCCATCATGCTGAGCCAGCTCGCCGAGCCCGGCGGCGGCTACTACTTCACCGACCAGTGGGACGGGTTCCTCGCCGAGCGCAGGGAAGTCCTGACCCACGTGCACGACTCCGGGATGCCCGACCTCGTGGTGGTCACCGGCGACTGGCACTCGGCCTTCGTCGACGACGTCCGCCCGGACTTCGACGACCCCGACGCGCCGGTGATCGGCACCGAGTTCACCGCGCACTCCGTCTCCTCCAGCGGCTACGACGCCGAGTGGAACCGCACCAACGGACCGGTGATGGGCGGCGCCAACCCGCACCTGAAGTACTTCGAGGGCAACCGCTACGGCTACGACGTCCACGAGGTGACGCCGCGCAGGTGGAGCACGCACATGCGGGTGGTGGCCGACCGCGACGACCCGCGGTCGCCGGTCTCCACCCTCACCACCTTCCACGTCGACCGGGGCAGGCCCGGCTCGTACGAGGACCCGGCCACGATCCACTCGCCCGCCCAGTACCGGCGGGCCTGA